One stretch of Oncorhynchus gorbuscha isolate QuinsamMale2020 ecotype Even-year linkage group LG21, OgorEven_v1.0, whole genome shotgun sequence DNA includes these proteins:
- the LOC124008236 gene encoding mitochondrial fission 1 protein-like, which produces MEAVVSDLVAPEDLLKFEKKYNAESVKGGVSKETKFEYAWCLIRSKYSDDIKKGIVLLEDLVNKGSKDDARDFLFYLAVANYRLKDYEKGLKYIRTLLKNEPGNNQALELEKLIDKALKKDGLVGMAIVGGIGLGVAGLAGLIGLAVSKGHGPRS; this is translated from the exons ATGGAGGCTGTTGTGAGCGATTTGGTAGCTCCAGAAGACCTTTTG AAATTTGAGAAGAAGTACAATGCTGAGTCGGTGAAGGGGGGTGTGTCAAAGGAGACCAAGTTTGAATATGCATGGTGTCTGATCCGGAGCAAATATTCTGACGACATTAAGAAAGGAATTGTTTTGTTGGAAG ATCTGGTTAACAAGGGATCAAAGGATGATGCCAGAGACTTCCTGTTCTACCTAGCTGTGGCCAACTACAGACTGAAG GATTATGAGAAAGGTCTGAAGTATATCCGCACTCTCCTGAAGAATGAACCGGGCAACAACCAGGCCTTGGAGCTGGAGAAGCTAATAGACAAGGCTCTAAAGAAAG ATGGTTTGGTTGGCATGGCAATTGTCGGAGGAATCGGCCTGGGCGTGGCTGGATTAGCAGGCCTCATTGGATTGGCTGTGTCCAAGGGTCATGGTCCAAGGTCCTAA